A genomic stretch from Bacteroidota bacterium includes:
- the trmD gene encoding tRNA (guanosine(37)-N1)-methyltransferase TrmD gives MRIDIITIFPEMFSGPFDHSIIKRAKDKGLAEIHLHQLRDFSETKYKSVDDYPYGGGAGMVMMIGPIAQCIEKLRSERDYDEVIYTSPDGDLLEQGIANELSLKGNIIILCGHYKGVDERVREHFITREISIGDYVLSGGEMAAAIICDSIIRLIPGVLGDETSALSDSFQDGLLAPPVYTRPSVYNNWTVPAVLLSGNEKEIRNWRNEKAIEKTKARRPNLLK, from the coding sequence ATGCGAATCGACATCATCACCATTTTTCCTGAAATGTTCTCCGGACCGTTTGATCATTCAATCATTAAAAGGGCAAAAGACAAGGGTTTGGCTGAAATACATCTTCACCAATTGCGCGATTTTTCTGAAACAAAATATAAAAGTGTTGATGATTACCCTTACGGCGGTGGTGCCGGTATGGTTATGATGATTGGTCCGATTGCTCAGTGCATTGAAAAGCTGAGGTCGGAACGCGATTACGATGAAGTAATTTACACTTCGCCCGACGGAGATTTGTTGGAACAGGGAATCGCAAACGAGTTGTCGCTCAAAGGCAATATTATTATTTTATGTGGTCATTATAAAGGTGTTGACGAGCGTGTACGGGAACATTTTATCACCCGTGAAATATCAATCGGAGATTATGTATTGTCGGGTGGGGAGATGGCTGCCGCTATTATATGTGATTCCATTATCAGATTGATACCGGGCGTATTGGGTGATGAAACCTCTGCCTTATCGGATTCATTTCAGGACGGACTGCTTGCACCACCTGTTTATACACGACCGTCCGTATATAACAACTGGACAGTGCCCGCAGTGCTCCTTTCAGGCAATGAAAAGGAAATCAGGAACTGGCGCAATGAAAAAGCCATAGAAAAGACCAAAGCCAGACGCCCAAACCTATTAAAATAG
- the lgt gene encoding prolipoprotein diacylglyceryl transferase, with translation MNNLLYIYWNVSPTIFQLGPLKAKYYGFFFSSVFVVAYVVMRAIFLKEKIPLQHLTRLMVYSIIGVVVGTRLAHVCFYEPAYYYAHPVEIFMFWKGGLASHGGIIGIIIAAWIFSAKSPPKASFLWTMDRVMIPVAFASVLVRLGNLFNSEIVGRPTDVPWAFVFPRVDMLPRHPTQLYEALFYLIIGLILLVWYYKTDARIYKGLFFGIALVSVTIFRILIEFFKENQVVFEDKMILNMGQWLSVPFLIAGVYFVIRALTRKEL, from the coding sequence ATGAATAATCTGCTGTATATTTATTGGAATGTAAGCCCAACAATTTTTCAATTGGGCCCGTTGAAGGCAAAGTATTACGGATTCTTTTTTTCTTCAGTTTTCGTTGTTGCCTATGTGGTTATGCGCGCTATTTTTTTGAAAGAGAAAATCCCCTTACAGCATCTTACCCGCTTAATGGTTTATTCAATAATTGGAGTGGTTGTAGGAACACGTCTTGCGCATGTCTGCTTTTATGAGCCTGCTTATTATTACGCGCATCCTGTCGAGATTTTTATGTTCTGGAAAGGAGGGCTTGCAAGCCATGGAGGCATTATCGGTATTATCATTGCAGCCTGGATATTCTCAGCTAAATCTCCTCCCAAAGCAAGTTTTTTGTGGACAATGGACCGCGTTATGATACCTGTTGCATTTGCATCCGTCCTTGTCAGACTCGGCAATCTTTTTAATTCCGAAATTGTAGGTCGACCAACGGATGTTCCATGGGCTTTTGTTTTTCCCCGGGTAGATATGCTGCCGCGCCACCCCACACAGTTATATGAAGCTTTGTTTTATTTAATAATTGGCTTGATTTTGCTTGTCTGGTATTATAAAACCGATGCACGTATATATAAAGGACTTTTCTTTGGAATAGCCCTGGTTTCAGTTACTATCTTCAGGATATTGATAGAATTCTTTAAAGAAAATCAAGTGGTGTTTGAGGATAAAATGATTTTAAATATGGGGCAATGGCTCAGTGTTCCGTTTCTGATTGCCGGCGTTTACTTTGTTATCAGGGCATTGACGAGAAAAGAATTATAA
- a CDS encoding type IX secretion system membrane protein PorP/SprF: protein MKKISGLLILLLGLSFAVMAQNDLQLSHQIYNRILFNPAATGQSGCYNITLLAREQWTGIKKAPETQILNINKYITPAKLGLGLSVISDKVGYENILNVKAAIAYHAWLSKRTVLSFGVGGGIISTTVEGSKLTYQEPGDPNATISNITHVYPDFDFGAEFNSGGLNLGVSSTHVVTSFKKSDLMKMPRHIYAYGKYAIKVTKGFEIIPAVSYSNINRVHLFDCNATFSFSDRVWAGASYRIEDSFVLMAGVKIINQLRIGYSYDFKTGPIKSAITKGTHEAMIQMKFGCPSAKPNQISPRFFN, encoded by the coding sequence ATGAAAAAGATATCCGGATTATTAATATTGCTGCTCGGCCTCAGTTTTGCCGTCATGGCTCAAAATGACCTGCAGCTCAGTCATCAGATTTATAACAGGATATTATTCAACCCCGCTGCCACCGGTCAATCGGGCTGTTATAATATTACACTGTTGGCCCGCGAACAGTGGACAGGAATTAAAAAGGCACCCGAAACCCAAATACTGAACATCAACAAATATATAACTCCTGCTAAACTTGGTCTGGGGCTGTCAGTGATAAGTGATAAGGTGGGGTATGAGAATATACTGAATGTGAAAGCTGCAATCGCTTATCATGCATGGCTTTCAAAAAGGACGGTACTCTCATTCGGTGTGGGCGGCGGAATTATAAGCACAACTGTAGAAGGCTCTAAACTTACCTACCAGGAGCCGGGAGACCCGAATGCCACTATCAGCAACATCACTCATGTGTATCCTGATTTTGATTTCGGTGCGGAGTTTAACAGCGGCGGGCTGAATTTGGGCGTTTCAAGCACCCACGTTGTGACCTCTTTCAAAAAGTCCGATCTGATGAAGATGCCACGGCATATTTATGCCTATGGTAAATACGCGATTAAAGTCACCAAAGGGTTTGAGATTATACCGGCTGTTTCCTACAGCAACATTAACAGGGTTCATTTGTTTGACTGTAATGCGACCTTCAGTTTTTCCGACCGCGTGTGGGCAGGCGCATCCTATCGTATCGAAGATTCATTCGTATTAATGGCAGGCGTGAAAATAATTAATCAATTGCGCATCGGATACTCATATGACTTTAAAACCGGACCTATCAAATCAGCTATAACTAAAGGAACCCACGAGGCAATGATACAGATGAAATTCGGGTGTCCGTCAGCCAAACCCAACCAGATTTCACCAAGATTTTTCAACTAG
- a CDS encoding OmpA family protein encodes MKRIFLIIALLFTSGFLFGQKSFEAAEQFFADRQYYLAIDAYKTVLKNTSDASLKRSIYFKIAESYRLMNFYTDAINWYEDAMANGFRDTKVYLNYGDVLTAVGELDRALNAYEEYMKVVQKDPNVERRIAGIHKYQIAAKSPNLLNPLKNEVGLNSQYSEYGPAWFNDGLLFSSNRKDMSEKTDTRTGEGNSDVYVTDFNPATGQFSNPVIVKGGLNTKANDGTLVYLQNEATAYIMQSNGYLGKGNINECTYKDGEWSSSKPTGLNSKTYSVGHPTMAFQGHIMYFVSDMPGGKGGYDIWMSERSVSGNWGLPVNLGDGVNTKDDEMFPYIIGDTMLFFSSNGYTGFGGLDIYFARKKDKKFMNPTNIGYPFNSPSDDFGIIIRNNLKGGYLCSNRPKGAGSDDIYSFPNFPAFITASGIISDLNTGVTIGNAMVVLKTASGMNDTTFSDNSGNYLFSNLAPGESYTIEVSKVGYFDDSKLLQTNENVYFMEYKKANGTNLDFALLTRPIPLFSVTGKVRDRATQSLIKDEKLIIYTKDQNFGDFDMSDGGGVYAFTLLNTTGYTIKIMKKGYWSESRECDGTNAKDGEEFSLKYGKDFDFDLTKIEPKKEIVLNNIYYDYAKATLRPESLIELDKIVAMMRETPNVTIELSSHTDARGEANYNMRLSQARAKSCVDYIVSQGIDARRLTAKGYGKTKLLITNAQTEDEHQKNRRTSFQVMKVTEAAVSNAAPDTFKFMVKIVSSPTRKITDEYFEKLYRKIPGIVIGMEEEIIDSQKMFTYNAGTYDDLNKAIELKKKIRQEGFISCTIQPYVNNIKTDVQKTLESLSK; translated from the coding sequence ATGAAAAGGATCTTTTTAATAATCGCACTGCTATTCACTTCTGGATTTCTCTTTGGTCAGAAATCCTTTGAAGCTGCAGAACAATTTTTTGCAGACAGGCAGTATTATCTCGCAATTGATGCCTACAAAACCGTATTGAAAAATACGTCAGATGCATCTTTGAAGAGAAGTATCTATTTTAAAATCGCTGAATCGTATCGGCTTATGAACTTTTATACCGACGCGATTAACTGGTACGAAGACGCGATGGCGAACGGATTCAGGGACACCAAAGTGTACCTGAATTACGGAGATGTGCTTACTGCCGTCGGAGAATTGGATAGGGCGCTGAATGCTTACGAAGAATACATGAAAGTTGTACAAAAGGATCCTAACGTTGAAAGGCGCATTGCCGGTATTCATAAATATCAGATTGCAGCCAAATCCCCGAACCTGCTTAATCCATTGAAAAATGAAGTCGGCTTGAATTCGCAATACAGCGAATATGGCCCGGCATGGTTCAATGACGGATTACTTTTTTCGTCGAACCGTAAAGACATGAGCGAAAAAACCGACACCAGGACAGGCGAGGGGAACTCAGATGTTTATGTTACAGACTTCAACCCTGCCACCGGGCAATTCTCAAACCCGGTAATCGTGAAAGGAGGGTTGAATACAAAAGCAAATGACGGGACATTGGTTTATCTGCAAAATGAAGCAACCGCTTATATTATGCAGTCAAACGGATATCTGGGAAAGGGAAACATCAATGAGTGTACTTATAAAGATGGAGAATGGAGCTCCTCAAAACCGACCGGTCTGAACAGCAAGACATACAGTGTTGGACATCCGACAATGGCATTTCAGGGGCATATAATGTATTTTGTGTCTGATATGCCGGGTGGTAAAGGTGGTTATGATATATGGATGTCTGAACGTTCTGTCAGCGGTAATTGGGGGCTGCCGGTTAACCTTGGTGATGGAGTGAATACGAAAGATGATGAAATGTTTCCATACATCATTGGTGATACAATGCTTTTCTTCTCATCCAACGGGTATACCGGTTTTGGCGGATTAGACATCTATTTTGCTCGGAAGAAAGATAAAAAATTCATGAACCCGACGAATATCGGCTATCCGTTCAATTCGCCTTCAGATGATTTCGGAATAATTATCAGGAATAATCTTAAAGGTGGCTATCTGTGCAGCAACCGACCAAAAGGCGCGGGAAGCGACGATATTTACTCTTTTCCTAATTTCCCGGCGTTTATTACGGCATCGGGTATTATCTCTGATCTGAATACAGGAGTGACTATCGGAAATGCAATGGTAGTGCTGAAAACAGCATCGGGAATGAATGATACTACTTTTTCTGATAATTCAGGAAATTATTTGTTCTCTAATCTGGCCCCCGGCGAATCCTATACTATTGAAGTAAGCAAAGTCGGGTATTTTGATGACTCAAAGCTTCTGCAAACGAATGAAAATGTCTATTTTATGGAATATAAAAAGGCAAATGGTACGAACCTTGATTTTGCGCTGCTAACCAGACCCATACCATTGTTTAGCGTTACCGGAAAAGTAAGAGACCGTGCAACACAAAGCCTTATTAAGGATGAAAAATTAATCATCTATACCAAAGATCAAAACTTCGGAGATTTTGATATGTCTGATGGTGGAGGTGTATATGCATTTACCTTACTCAACACAACCGGTTACACAATTAAAATTATGAAGAAAGGGTACTGGTCTGAATCGCGAGAATGCGACGGAACTAACGCAAAAGACGGAGAGGAATTTTCACTGAAATACGGAAAAGATTTTGATTTTGACCTCACCAAAATTGAGCCGAAAAAAGAAATCGTGCTGAACAATATCTATTACGATTATGCGAAAGCCACACTTCGCCCCGAATCTCTTATTGAACTGGATAAAATTGTTGCGATGATGCGCGAAACGCCCAATGTGACTATTGAACTCAGCTCGCATACCGATGCACGAGGCGAAGCAAACTATAATATGAGACTTTCGCAGGCAAGGGCGAAATCATGTGTTGATTATATCGTCTCTCAGGGAATTGATGCACGCCGTCTTACCGCCAAGGGTTATGGTAAAACAAAACTTTTAATTACCAACGCTCAAACCGAAGACGAGCACCAGAAAAACCGCCGCACATCTTTTCAGGTGATGAAGGTAACTGAAGCGGCCGTGAGTAATGCAGCCCCCGATACATTTAAATTTATGGTGAAAATTGTCTCATCACCAACACGGAAAATTACAGACGAGTATTTTGAAAAATTATACAGGAAGATACCGGGAATTGTAATTGGAATGGAAGAAGAAATCATTGATTCGCAAAAAATGTTCACCTACAATGCCGGAACATACGATGATCTTAATAAGGCAATTGAACTAAAGAAAAAGATAAGGCAGGAAGGCTTTATAAGCTGCACCATTCAGCCGTATGTAAATAATATCAAAACCGACGTTCAGAAAACGCTTGAATCATTGTCAAAGTAA